A single Vampirovibrionales bacterium DNA region contains:
- a CDS encoding lysozyme: MTPSQAALDLLHEFEQGPQGGMASVPYKDFAGHWTIGWGHRILPRERFSMTLTAAQADDLLRSDLERFADGVNSLVTAPITQSMFDALVCFAADEGLGALQGSTLLRLLNQYWYAAAAGQFERWDKDIDPATGEQVVSPHKKRRRLAERRLFEKDGFQS, encoded by the coding sequence ATGACTCCATCCCAAGCAGCGCTGGACCTGCTGCACGAGTTCGAGCAAGGTCCGCAGGGTGGCATGGCCTCAGTACCCTACAAAGACTTTGCCGGCCACTGGACGATTGGGTGGGGCCACAGAATCCTCCCGCGCGAGCGGTTCTCGATGACCCTGACGGCGGCGCAAGCCGATGACCTGCTACGTAGCGATCTTGAGCGTTTCGCCGATGGTGTCAACTCTTTGGTGACAGCGCCAATCACTCAAAGCATGTTCGACGCCCTGGTGTGCTTCGCGGCCGACGAGGGTCTTGGCGCTCTCCAAGGCTCTACCCTGCTTCGCCTCCTCAACCAATACTGGTACGCCGCCGCCGCTGGCCAGTTCGAGCGGTGGGACAAGGACATTGACCCGGCGACCGGCGAGCAAGTAGTCTCACCGCACAAGAAGCGCCGCCGTCTTGCGGAACGCCGCTTATTCGAGAAGGATGGATTTCAGTCGTGA
- a CDS encoding DUF1353 domain-containing protein, translating into MIDKKRFPDELMTVYVSPRYRRLTTDFRYIDPVEGIIRCKKGLEIDGASFGRAFSIIFGDQHDYDLPATPHDQLYEDNCVAGQYLTRDQCDKVFYRAMQYAGFSKALAWTFYSGVRLGGWWPWWRNRRRDAKKRKERGK; encoded by the coding sequence ATGATCGACAAAAAGCGGTTTCCAGATGAATTGATGACAGTCTATGTTTCTCCGCGATACCGAAGGCTGACTACGGATTTCCGCTATATCGATCCGGTGGAAGGCATCATCAGATGCAAAAAGGGACTGGAAATCGACGGGGCGAGCTTTGGTCGTGCGTTCTCAATCATTTTCGGCGACCAACATGATTATGATTTGCCGGCAACGCCGCACGATCAGCTCTATGAAGATAACTGCGTCGCCGGTCAATACCTGACTCGCGATCAGTGCGACAAGGTTTTCTATCGGGCGATGCAGTACGCGGGATTCTCTAAAGCGCTTGCCTGGACTTTTTATTCCGGAGTCCGCCTTGGCGGCTGGTGGCCCTGGTGGCGGAATCGCCGACGCGATGCGAAAAAGCGGAAGGAGCGCGGAAAATGA
- a CDS encoding lytic transglycosylase domain-containing protein codes for MSVVTTRAELLKIIEEAADIHCHPANLISAIVQVESAFDPSAIRYEPTFYARYVLGGLFKPIYPCSQETETHARAMSWGLMQVMGQVARERGFKGTFLSELCDPVVGLHCGCKHLTYLRSRYEDSHGMEGVVAAYNAGSPRKNHTGQFVNQVYVEKIREAGGFKS; via the coding sequence ATTTCAGTCGTGACCACCCGCGCCGAACTCTTGAAGATCATCGAAGAGGCTGCCGACATTCATTGTCATCCGGCCAACCTGATTTCCGCTATTGTTCAGGTCGAATCTGCTTTCGATCCGTCCGCGATCCGCTATGAACCGACTTTCTACGCGCGGTACGTTCTAGGAGGGCTGTTTAAGCCCATCTATCCATGCTCCCAAGAAACCGAAACCCATGCCCGCGCCATGTCCTGGGGTTTGATGCAGGTCATGGGGCAGGTTGCGCGGGAACGTGGATTCAAGGGGACGTTCCTGTCTGAATTGTGCGATCCGGTTGTCGGCCTGCATTGTGGCTGCAAGCATCTTACCTATCTGCGATCCAGGTATGAGGATTCGCACGGCATGGAAGGCGTGGTTGCTGCTTACAATGCCGGCAGTCCTCGCAAGAATCACACCGGGCAATTTGTCAATCAAGTCTATGTCGAGAAGATTAGGGAAGCGGGCGGATTTAAGTCATGA